A region of the Legionella sp. PATHC035 genome:
AGACTATGGTGTCTAATTTTTCATTTGAGAATTAGGGACCAAAAGAGAACATCTATGTCGAAAAACTATTAAAATCTACCGGCTCTCCTCAGTTGTTATCAGCCAGCGCAGCTTGGAGAGCTTCATGTAAACATCCAATTGTAAAGAAAATTAATATCAATAAATAATATATTTTTATTGTAAAACAATAAATATTTGTTATTATTTGATCTGTTTTGATTAATGGGTATTTATCATGAAAAAAATAAAAAACACCAGCCATATTCTGTATCTGCTCTTTCGTAGTCTTTGCTGGCTTATCCCACTCACGACCACCTGCTTAATCTTATTTAAATTCGATTGGATGTGTCGTATTGGGGCCTGGTCTTCCTTAATTTCTGCAGAAAAAATCTATGATCCTTCGCATTTTTCTTGGTTGCATCGGAGTGTCTTGTTAGCGATTGAGTGGATGCCGCTGACAATTACGGTCTTAATCTGCCATAAGCTGGCTAAATTGTTCAGGCTTTTTGAAAAAGGCTATTTGTTTGAAGAAGAAAATATCAAATTAATTAAACAGGTAAGTATTTATATGATTTTAGGTGAATTGGTGCAGTTATTTTATCAACCCTTAATGACAGCGGCTCTCACCTTTAATAATCCTAAAGGAGAACGTATCGCCAGTATTACCTTAAATTCAGCAAACTTATCCACCTTAATTACCGCATTCATCATTTTGGTTGCTTCCTGGATTATTCAAGAAGCACATCAGCTAAAATCTGAAACCCAATTAACAATATAAGGAATGTGCTCGTGTCTATTATTGTTAATCTGGATGTGATGATGGCAAAACGCAAATGCAGGCTGAAGGAGTTGGCGGAGGCAATAGGAATTACTGAAGCGAATTTGTCTATTTTAAAAAATGGCAAAGCTAAAGCGATACGCTTAGCAACATTGGAAGCAATTTGTGCTTACCTAAATTGCCAGCCTGGAGATATTCTTGAGTATCAGGTGGAACAACAAGATGATTTAGCAGTCTCTGGTGATGAGTCCCCTCTCCCGTTTGCGGGAGAGGGTTAGGGAGAGGGTTCATTTGTTACAATCAAACCTCATCAGTGCCACCGTTGAACCTTTTTTAATACCGTTCTTTACCCCGAGAGATCTTCGTAGTCCCACTCGGGATAAGGGGTGCAGAGAGAACTAATTCAAAGGTCCGCTAACGCGTGTAAGTAATGCGTTTCATCGGGGGGGAGATTATTTTTTTGTGAAAGCCATAAGCATTCGGCCAATTGTTCCATCATCAAATGCTCAACGACCAAAGAATCATTATATTTTTTGACTAAATTCTTATAGATAAGGTGAATACCGCTTGGGCGATCGGTAGCTATTTGCTCCCTAATTGCCAGATGAAGTCCCATGTGCAGAAATGGATTGGGCTCTCCTGATTCAGGAAAATAAGATTGTTGTTGAAATTTATCTTGATTCTCTAACATCTTGTGATATTCAGGATGGGCTAATATCACTTGGACAATCTCATTTTCTAAAGGGGACAACAATTTTTTATGTTGGTATTTTTCCCAACTGGAAAAAAATAGTTGCCTTGTCTCTTGGATGGTATCGCCGTAAAACATGTATTGCTCATATTTTATGAAAGCTTGAGTTTAACGGAACTGAGTTAGAACAACAATAGAACTCTTTGCAAACCTTACGCAAGAGTTAATTACTTTGCGGATGCGAGCACGAATTTGCCTACCCTGCAGACCAGAATCGTCGCTCAGAGAGGTGCATGACTAAAGAACTGTTGATTGACCTACCTGACTGGTGCTTCAAGCGCTCTGTTGACATGAATAAATGGTTATGAGATATTCACGCTGCGAGGTTGGACTTGCTATGTGTCATTCCACTGGGTCAATTGGCGACACACTGATTGGCCCTTTCTACGAAATCGATTTTCCAATCATCTCTGAAATTAAGCCCAAACAATCGGTACCGAGCTTAATCCCTATCAAGGCCATTAATACACCACTCAGTAACTCAATTCCTTTCCACACATGGGCTTTAGTTAAAACGTCAGAAAAATATCGCGCGGTAAATGTTAATGAACTGAACCAAAGAAAGCTTGAGGTGAGGACGCCAAATAAAAAAATATGTTCTTGATTGGGATACCCGCTGCTGCCGCCACCGATAATGACCAGTGAATCAATAATAGCATGGGGGTTTAGTATGCTAAATCCTAAAGCCAGGAGAATAATTTGGGTCTTGGTGCGTGGTTGATAGGTATTCTCTGTATTTTTTGCTGATTTTGAAAATGCATTCGCTAATGCTTTTGCGGAATAAAAAAGGAGAAATAAAGTACCTAACAGCATCATCCAAATTTGTAGAACAGGACGAACAAGTAACAATTGATGCAAGCCCGCAATACTAGAACAAATTAAGATGAGATCACAGATAAAACAGATGACAGCGGAAAGTACCGCATGATTCTTTTGTGCGCCTTGTTTAATCAAAAAGACGTTTTGCGGCCCGAGGGCAATAATTAAAGATAGGCCTAAAAGCAAACCATCAAGATAAACAAACATAATCACAATAGAAAAATAATCAAAGATAGCAATTATAACATTGCAACTTATGCGTTGTGGAGTATAAAATGCGTCGATTACTCTATCTCCGCAAGAGAAGCGTACAAAATAAGAACAAATAGGAGGGGGCGTGGGCTCTTTGTTACTAAGAAAGCTAATTGTCACTGCAACTTTGGCCGTACTTGGCATGGCGGGGCAATTATTACATGCAGAAAATGCTGCACCGGCTCAACAGAAATTACAAATTCATGATGGATATTATCCTGTTTATCCACCTACGGCTCCAGCTACTGGCGAGCAACAAAGTCTAATTGAGCGCGGGGAGTATTTATCAAAGATAGGTGATTGTATTTCCTGTCATACCAATGTAAAAGCAGGGACACCTGCCTATGCCGGTGGATTGCCTATAGAAACTCCATTCGGGACTTTTTATAGCCCTAATATCACTCCAGATAAAGAAACTGGGATTGGTAACTGGACAGAGAAAGACTTTATTCGCGCCCTCAAAGAAGGTCGGGATCCTCAAGGGAGAAACTACTTCCCTGTATTCCCTTATATTTATTTTTCTAAAATAACGGATGAGGATGCGCGTGCTCTGTATGCCTATTTTATGAGCTTGCCTCCAGTTAATTTACCGAACAAATCATTACCTTTCCCATTTAATGTTCCGGGATCTCGGTTTACGCTGTGGGGATGGAACTTGCTATTCTTCTTCCCTGAAGGTCATGGCTTTCAATATGAAAAAGGCCGCTCTCCTGAATGGAATCGTGGAAAATATATTGTAGATGGCCTAGGACATTGCAGTATGTGCCATACCCCTTTAAATCCATTTGGCGCACCGAAGAACAGATATTATTTGACCGGTGGATTTATCAATGGCTATTGGGCACCCAATATCACCAAGTATGGATTAGAGACTGCAACTCATGAACAAGTTACCGATGTGTTCAAGTACAATAAGTTGATAAATAATGCTGGTCCAGTAGCTGGACCTATGGCAGAAGTAAATCATAATAGTTTGATGTACTTAACTGATGCAGATAGGATGGCTATTGCTACCTATCTGAAAACGGTAACCAGTGAAGAGCCTTTAGGTCTACCACCTTCTCATGAACCTCCTTCGCTCGATCGTGGAAAACAGGTTTATTACACGGCCTGTGTTATTTGTCACCAAGATGGTGTAATGGGTGCACCTTTAATTGGTAACGCAGCAGGTTGGTATGCGCGATTAAAAACAAGTGGATTAACAGGGCTGTATCACCATGCCATCAATGGTTTTAACTCAATGCCGTACAAAGGGGCCTGTGTCACTTGTTCTGATAACGACATCATTTCAGCGGTTGACTACCTACTGAATGAGTCATTAACTCGTACGGAGTTAGAAAATCTCAAGTCAGGTGGTGCAGAAAAATATCCTGCAAGTGGAGAAGCCGTTTATAACGAAAATTGTGCGGCTTGCCATAATGAAGGAAAAAATGGTGCGCCTAAAATTGGTGATAAAGAGGCATGGAAACCCCTGATCGCAAAAAATATGGATGTGTTGATAGAAAATACTGTCAATGGCAAAGGCCATCCAAAAAACGGCGGCTGTAAGCAATGCACTACCAATGAAGTAATTGAGGCAATTAAGTATATGGTTAGTAAATCTAAAACCGAAGGAAACTACTCATTGTGGTAGTGTAGTACTGATTGCACTATCCCCCACGCAAGTGGGGGATTAATTGAAATGTATAAAAACTAAATTGAAGCTAGGTAGCCTAGCTTATTGACAAGACGAGGAACGGGGATGTTAAACAGGTTAAAGATCTGTAGATTATTAACAATGCTTGGTGCCTGGGTTGCCAGCCAACCCATATTCGCAGCTGCGGATTTCTGGCAGGTAAATATGCATGAAGGGGTAACGCCTGTCAGTAGGGACGTGTACTACTTACATATGGTCTGTATGGCAGTTTGTGCCGTCATCGGGGTTGTGGTATTCGGCGTGATGATCTATTCCATGATCCACCATAGGAAATCTAAAGGATATAAGGCCGCATCATTTCATGATAACCCCCGATTAGAAATTGTCTGGTCAATTATTCCTTTCTTAATTCTTGTTGGACTTGCGATTCCAGCCACTCGTGTGTTAATCCGTATGGACGATACAAGACAATCAGAAATAACGGTAAAAATAGTGGGTTACCAATGGCGATGGCAGTATGAGTATCTTGATCAAGGAATAAGTTTTTTTAGTACCTTATCGACGCCTTTTGCACAAATTCAAAACAAAGAAAAAAAGAGCGAGTGGTATTTATTAGAAGTAGACAAACCCATGGTTTTGCCAGTGAATAAAAAAATTCGCTTTTTAGTTACTTCAAATGATGTCGTTCATTCATGGTGGGTTCCTGAACTAGGCATTAAACGCGATGCGATACCCGGGTTCATGTACGAAGCATGGGCAACAATACAAAAACCAGGAACATACAGAGGCCAATGTGCTGAACTCTGCGGTGTCAACCATGGGTTTATGCCTATCGTTGTTGAAGCGGTAAGCCAGGAGGATTTTGATAAATGGGTTGCTGCTCAAACAAAATCACAAGACCAGTACAACAAAGAAGAAGCAACTGCAGCAGCACAAAAAGCAATGACCCGAGATGATTTACTCACTCTTGGAAAGCAAAAATACGAACAGTTTTGTTCTCCATGCCATAGACCTGATGGCAGGGGTATTCCACCGATGTATCCTGCACTTAGAGGCAGCTCTATAGCAATAGGCGGTCCTATTTCACGACATATAGATACAATCCTTAACGGTGTTCCTGGTTCAGCGATGCAGCCATATAAAGATCAACTGAACGATGAGGAAATTGCTGCTATTGTGACGTATGAGCGAAATGCCTGGGAGAATAACACTAATGATGTTGTTCAAGCTGCAGAAGTTGCGGCACAACGTCAAAAAGCTAATCAACAACCAACCATGGTTAATAAAGTTCAAGCTGGAGGTCTGCAATGAGTAGTTATACATTAGCACACGATGAAAAACATGACGATCATGGTCCTGAACAAGGCAAGGGCGTCTTAGGATTTATAAAACGCTGGTTGTTTACTACAAACCACAAAGACATTGGTACGCTGTACTTGTGGCTTGCAATGATAAGCTTCTTTATAGCTGGCGGCATGGCGTTGCTTATTCGTGCAGAATTATTCCAGCCAGGCCATCGCTTTGTTGACCCTAATTTCTTTAACCAAATGACAACACTTCATGGGTTAATCATGTTATTTGGGGTGGTCATGCCCGCCTTTACTGGAATGGCGAACTGGCAAATCCCAATGATGATCGGTGCTCCAGATATGGCTTTGCCCCGTTTAAATAACTGGAGTTTCTGGATTTTACCTTTTGCGTTTACCTTATTGCTGTCCACAACGTTTCACGCTGGAGGCGGTCCTAACTTTGGGTGGACGATGTATGCACCTCTATCTACCAAATACGCCCCACCAAGTACCGATTTTATGATTTTTTCAATCCATATGATGGGTATTTCGTCCATTATGGGTTCTATAAATATTATTGCGACCATACTCAATTTACGGGCACCAGGCATGACTTTGATGAAAATGCCGATGTTCGTATGGACTTGGTTAATCACTGCCTTTTTATTGATTGCAATTATGCCTGTTTTGGCTGGCGCGGTAACGATGATGTTAGCGGACCGTCATTTTGGTACCAGCTTCTTTAATGCAGCAGGTGGTGGTGATCCCATACTGTTCCAACACGTATTTTGGTTTTTTGGACATCCCGAAGTATATGTTCTTGTATTACCCGCTTTTGGGGTTATATCCGAAGTAATTCCTACCTTTAGCCGTAAGCCATTGTTCGGCTATTATTTTATGGTGTATGCGACTGTCAGTATTGCTATCTTGTCATTTATTGTTTGGGCGCACCATATGTTCACATCCGGGATACCCTTGGGTGCGGAATTATTCTTCATGTACACCACGATGCTTATTGCGGTACCCACAGGGATTAAAGTATTTAACTGGGTCAGTACGATGTTCAGAGGTTCCATGACCTTTGAAACCCCAATGTTGTTTGCGTTAGCGTTCGTCTTTTTATTTACTATAGGCGGATTTACTGGTCTGATGTTGGCATTGGTACCTGCAGACTTCCAGTATCAAGATAGTTATTTCGTGGTAGCACATTTCCATTATGTCCTGGTTCCGGGTGTAATTTTTGCCTTATTTTCTGCTACTTACTATTGGTTGCCCAAATGGACTGGCCACATGTACAACGAATGCATAGGCAAATGGCATTTCTGGTTATCTGTTATTTCAGTGAATGTAGCATTTTTCCCCATGCACTTCTTAGGACTGGCTGGTATGCCACGAAGGATCCCCGACTATGCGTTACAGTTCACCAATTTTAATATGATCTCTTCAATTGGAGCATTTATCTTTGGTTTTACCCAACTGCTCTTTTTATATAATGTGATTGCTACTGTGAGAAAGAAAGGTACTAAAAAAGACATTGCAGCTGGCAGGGCGTGGGAGGGTGCATATGGTTTAGAGTGGACCTTGCCTTCTCCACCCCCGTATCACACGTTTACAACTCCACCGAAGTTGGATTTATAGGTTCGCTGTATGAAAAAACAAAAAGGCCATCAAAAGTTAATTTTAATTTTATCCGGCCTTGTGCTAGGTATGTTTGCCTTTGGCTTTGCATTAGTACCCATTTACAACAGTTTATGTAAGTCACTGGGTATTAATGGTAAAACAAATCCCGAGGCAGTCGCTTATGATATAACTAAAGCTAAAATTGATAAAAAAAGAGAAATAACGGTTGAGTTTGTCGCTACCAACAATAGTGGTGTCCCTTGGGCATTTTATCCCAAAACTCGAAAGATTAAGGTACATCCTGGCGAAATAGCCAAACTTGCCTTTTATGCAGAAAATAAAACGGACCATCAGATGACCGTTCAAGCGATACCGAGCGTTACCCCTGGCATTGCTGCGAAATATCTGAAAAAAACAGAATGTTTTTGCTTTACTCGGCAAACGTTAAATGGACATGAGGCTATGGATATGCCTTTACTATTTCATTTAGATGCTGATTTACCCGAAAAAGTGAATACGGTTACATTGTCTTATACTTTATTCGATGTAACCGATAAGGCTTAATGCACTTTGGGTTGTGTGAGGTCTGATACAGTTCATGCGATTTAATCACACCATCTATTGAGAGCGCATTTAGAACAGATTATTGATACAGGAGATAAAAATATAATGGGAGCACATGGTACTTATTATGTCCCTAAGCCAAGCCATTGGCCTTTGGTTGCATCATGTGGGCTGACTACTCTGCTTGTAGGTGCGGCATCTTGGCTTCATCACGATTGGTATGGCCCTTACATATTCAGTATTGGCATGGGAATTATGATTTTTATGCTATTTGGTTGGTTTGGCCAAGTAATCTATGAGAACTCAAAAGGCGTCTATGATCAACAGGTTGATCGCTCATTTCGTTGGGGCATGTGCTGGTTTATTTTTTCTGAAGTGTGTTTCTTCGGAGCCTTTTTTGGCGCCTTGTTTTATACCCGATTTTGGGTTGTTCCACTGTTAGGGGGCGATGTACATCCGATCACTCATTTTACCTTATGGCCTGATTTTAATTCCACTTGGCCTCTATTAGATAACCCCAATAATAAAGTTTATGCGGGTGCTGAGGAGGCAATGGGAGCCTGGGGATTAGCCGCTGTAAACACGCTTATTTTATTAACCTCAGGGGTTACTATCACTTGGGCACATTGGGCCTTAAAATTAGAAAAGCACAAGCAAGTACTTATTGGAATGGTTTTGACCATAGCGCTAGGTATTCTGTTTTTGGTATTGCAAAGCTATGAATATCATGAAGCCTATACCAAGATGAATTTAACGCTTTCTGCTGGTATTTATGGAACGACCTTTTTTATGCTTACAGGATTTCACGGTCTGCACGTAACCTTAGGTACTATTATGCTGATAGTCATCGCGGTTCGTTGCAAGTTAGGCCATTTTACACCAGAGCGTCATTTTGGATTCGAAGGTGTTGCCTGGTATTGGCACTTTGTCGACGTGGTCTGGTTGTTCTTGTTTGTTTTTGTCTATTGGTTATAAATTTGCCAGGTTGGGCCTTGACCTTCGGCCCAACCTCCGTTGATGTTCATAAGAGAAATCAGTTCGTGAACTAAGAGCATCATACACAGTTCATCTTAAAACAAACTTCAGAAGTAATGACATACAGCCTGACTTATATTATCTAATCACACAACACATATCCTCGTCATCGTTCGATACGGGAGCATACGGCTTACCTCGTGCAAAGAAGCCTGGTACCTGAGGCTCCCTAGCTTTTTCTTTACTACCGACTGCACGCTCCATCGCTTTTTGGAGGTACTTATGCGCGATTGCATCACATCCGAGGCCATAGTCTTGTAAATTTTCTTTAGTCAAGGAAGTTGGAATAGATAAGGCGTTTAATTCTTTTTGAGCTGCTGCATAGTACGAGTTATGGCTTTGTGTATAGTGCGTAATTTCAGCTATTAGTTCTGCAGGGAAAGTGCTTAAAAGGGACTCGCAAGCACTATCCAGCTCAAGTAAATGATAGAGATAATTGGTTTCAGGTCGGTTAATTAATCGGTCTAAGCAATTGCGTTTAATACGTCTTATAGGATTTAAATAGCTAAAATCAAGCACTTTTTCTTGTAAATTAGCGGGGAGTAAGGCTTTAATTCGTTCATATACTTCCGGATTGCCCGTATTAACGACAATCTGCTGTATGTTTTCGCATTCTTCAAATGCCCCTTCACCAATCGAAGTCAGCTCTGCGGGCAGGGTGATTGCGGTTAAGCTGCTGCAGCCATTAAATGCCATTTCAGCAAGCGAAGTTAGCCCCGCTGGCAAGGTGATGGTAGTTAAGCTGGTGCAGTCACAAAATGCCATTTCCTCAATCGAAGTTAGTCCCGCTGGCAGGTTCACGGTGACTAAGCTCGTGCAGCTGTCAAATGCATTTTGATTGATCGAGCTTAGTCCCTCTGGTAGGGTGATGGTTGTCAAACTCGTGCAGTTAGAAAATGCACAGATACCCATCGAGATTAATCCTTTTGGGAAGGTGACGGCGATTAAACTCGTGCAGTCAGCAAATGCCGCTGTATCAATCGATTTTAGGCTCTTGGGTAGAATGACGTTGGTTAAGCGCGTGCATCCTTTGAATGCCATTTTGCCAATCGAGGTCAGTCCCTTAGGCAAAATGATCGTTCCATCGCGCTGTATGTCTTCATCAAAAACTGCTAATAAAACACCATCAACTATGTTCATGCATTCTCTTTGAAAAATGTATTGGCGACAATTTCAAAAAATGAACTACTTATAAAAAGACTAGGCTTTGTCAATTTATAGTTTAACCCACATGCTCTATCCTTGTGAACGAAATTGAGCGGTCACCGAACATAGTGTTATTATGGATTATTAGCAAGGGGTTCTTTTACCTGGTATCTACCGATAGAAAGCGTCTTGTGTTCTACCCTGTTGTATCGTATTTTACATCCCATCCATTGTTTTTCTTGAGGCTGCTTGCGCTGTATTTTCAAGGGACGATTGCAACCTCGCGCAAGAAAGCATAGGCAATCCTTAATATGGCATCATCGATCTCCGCTGCTGGTACTTTAACATTATTTTCGTGCCCCTCTTCATATGTACTCAAATTAATAAGGTAATTCTCCGACTTTAATAGGAACACAGTACTTCCATGAGCTTTACTTTCCCATTGGGTAAGATAGTAACAATATCAGCAGCTAATTTTTACTTCTTTAAGCGAACAAAGCCTTTTCGAAGGATTATCTTCATGCACTTTATAGTTCCAATTGATATACCCTGATCAACTATGTTGCGCTAAGGTTGAAGTCCATGATTTTTTGTTCTTTTTTGAGGCATATTGCTTGCATGGAGCTCTATTGCAGCCGATTTTCTTCATAATATAAATAACCCAAATAAATCGAACTATATGAGGGATGTTTCATGATGCAATTTTTTCAGGTCATAAGCTCTTTCTGATGGGGGAATGTCGGGCTTATTGGTGCAATTTTGCATCATAAGCAAATCTCATTAATTAAATAGTTTGCATATATATTGATTTTTATGTGATTTAAATAAACAATCGTTGCCTTTCAATATTTTGTAAGGTAATTATGTTAACTAACTCAACACTCAAACTCGAAGCAGAAAAGCAATCCGTTAACTACACAACGGCCTGGTCAACTGGCGCTCCCTCAAAATCAAGTGCCACTGTTTCAGTATTAAAACATAAAGGAACTGTTTATCTGGTTACTAATGCTCATGCGGTAGCGAATGCTCATTTTTTAAAAGCGAAATTTAATCAGGGCTCTCATGAAATTCCTGTCAGTGCTGTTTGGGTAGACCCAGTTATGGATGTCGCTATTCTCAAAGCGAATACTGAGGAAGGAGCTAGTTTAATATTAAAAAAAGTGGAGCCTTTAGAAGTAGACACTAAATTTCAAGCCTCATCTACCGAAGTTAATGCTTATGGCTATCCCGCTGGAGGTAAAGGACTTTCTTTTACCAAAGGCCATATTTCCAGAACTGAAATTTCGCAGATTGCTTATTCCAATCTGCCCGGTATCACCGTTCAGACGAGTGCTCCAATTAATCCAGGGAATAGTGGGGGGCCAATTACAGTACAAGTTAACGATAAGGAGGTCTGTGTTGGTATTGTAACCCAAGGAAACGCGTCCTTAAGTAACGTAGGTTATTTTATTCCTGCATGCACGGTGGTACAAGTAATTGAAAATTATAAGAAATTTGGAAAGCTTAAGGACGCAAAATGCATTGATTACGTCACAGTACCACAAGTTTCCTTCCAATGGCAATCATTAAAAAACTCTGCATTACGACATCAAGTAGGCATGAAGCCTAGCACTGTAGAGGAGGAACTGACAGGAATTTACGTAACAAAGGTATCCAAAAATTCTTGTGCATTTAATAAATTGCAAGAAGGAGATGTTATTCTCGAAATCGATGGTCATCCAATCCTGGCGAATGGGCATGTGGAAGTAGCAGAATTAGGCTATCCCATATCATTTCTTTATTTAATCCAAAGAAAAAAATACATGGATAATATGGAGTTTCTGATTCAAAGAAAAAATAGCGACAGTGAGCTCGAAACACTGAAGGTTGAGATTAGATTAAATGAGCAATTGGGGCGTAATATATTAGGGATTAAGGACGGTAAACCACTTAAGTATCACATTCAGCCGTCTGGAAAAAATGGAGGCTTTGTATTTGTAAAATGCACCCAGGCATTAATGGATACTTATAAATCGAATTATGCTACCGGACAAAGGACGATTACCGACTATTCTAATATGCCTCCCATGTTTAATGATTTCACAGCATCTACATTAGATGACGAACAATATGAAATTGTTGTGTTACATCACATTTTTGCCTCTGAAGATACGGATGGATATGAGAATTTTGCTTTAAGTCGCGGTGCTTTATGTGAAAGTCATCGAGTCGTTGAAGTCAATGATAAAAAAATAAATAACTTACATGACTTAGTTACTATATTGGCCGAGAACGAGCAGAACGCTTCTTCAATTAAATTTGCCAATGGAAAGAAAGTAGTTATTGCTCCTCAAGTTCCTAACACGAAAAAGGAACTTCAGCAGCGTTATCAAATTGCATTTTTTACTAGCGCTGAAGTAGCTCGTGGTATTGAGGAAGCTCGTGCTGCCAAGGATGAATTTATAAATAAATTGAAGGCAGTTTACGATGAAAACAAAGAAAGTTTTTTACCGTCGGAATTTAAAATGTAGCAGATTAAAACTTAGCAAATTCGGACTTGGCCCTGAGGGGGCGTCACTTTTTTTGCGCAATTTATCGTCTTTTAAATGAGCATATTCTTTCTCTTTAGTGTCATTCCCGCGCAGGCGGGAATCCATACTGCAAATGAAGTAAGGAATTAATTTGATGGATGGATTCCCGCCGGTGCGGGAATGACACGAATTGAGAACAACTGATTAATTACTCTTAATATTGATTATCGAAAACTCTTTTGTATAAAAAAAGGGGGGGTACCTGCGTCACGTCTCGAACATTCATGTAGAAGAGAAATTCAGGCTCATTCGTTCATAAACGAGTATTGATCAACAAACCAGGCTGGAATTGAATTTCTTGAATCGTTAATTGATAGGTAAAAAATGAGTGAGCAAATTTGATTTCCTCAATAATTGCTTGGCCACGAAAGTGCTTTGCATAAAAGGAAATCTCATTATCTTTTTCAATATACTCATCACATTTGAGTTCTAATTTTTCTTCAGACAAACTCAGTAGCTGACCTACAAATTCATCTTCGCCAATTTTCATTAGAACATAAACAGGTTGAACTGGCTCTATTAACATTGCAGACTCCTGGCAATATAACCAGCTTATATCTATAAGTGTAGCTTAATATAAAGTGCTTTTTTAAAATTTGAACACATAATCACGAAACTACCGAGCGCACTCTATTGATAGGGTGCTACTGATAGGCTATGACTGAGTACTTTATGTGGTTGTTACCCTTGCTGTTGATCGGGAGAATCTGGCCGGCTACGCCACACCGATTTACGGAGATTGCAATAACCTAGGAGGGCTAGGTTATTGAATGGATTTGAGGAAAATTATTGCTGCGTACGACCCAATTGATCAATGATCATTTGCAAAAAATGTTCATTGTCATAGTGAATGACTAACGAGCCTTTGCCTGCTTTTCCTGGTTTTAGCTTAATTGAAGTTTGCAAATGTTGTGACAGATGGTTTAACTGCTCGTGGTACATATGAGAATGGCCCAGATCAGCTTGCTGGTCCTTTAATTTTCCTGATTTAATGCGTTCAACCAACTTTTCGGTTTCACGTACCGATAAATTTTTTGCAACAATCAATTGCGCTACTTGATTTTGCTGCTCTTCATCTAACATCAATAAGGCGCGTGCATGCCCCATATCGAGGTCACCATGCTCTAAAAGTTTTTTAACGCCAGTTGATAGGGCCAATAATCGCAGGTAATTACTGACTGCAGTCCTGGATTTACACAAGAGGTCTGCAACCTGCTGATGTGTTAAA
Encoded here:
- a CDS encoding DUF2975 domain-containing protein, whose amino-acid sequence is MKKIKNTSHILYLLFRSLCWLIPLTTTCLILFKFDWMCRIGAWSSLISAEKIYDPSHFSWLHRSVLLAIEWMPLTITVLICHKLAKLFRLFEKGYLFEEENIKLIKQVSIYMILGELVQLFYQPLMTAALTFNNPKGERIASITLNSANLSTLITAFIILVASWIIQEAHQLKSETQLTI
- a CDS encoding helix-turn-helix domain-containing protein, with translation MSIIVNLDVMMAKRKCRLKELAEAIGITEANLSILKNGKAKAIRLATLEAICAYLNCQPGDILEYQVEQQDDLAVSGDESPLPFAGEG
- a CDS encoding DUF1841 family protein; protein product: MFYGDTIQETRQLFFSSWEKYQHKKLLSPLENEIVQVILAHPEYHKMLENQDKFQQQSYFPESGEPNPFLHMGLHLAIREQIATDRPSGIHLIYKNLVKKYNDSLVVEHLMMEQLAECLWLSQKNNLPPDETHYLHALADL
- a CDS encoding LysE/ArgO family amino acid transporter is translated as MFVYLDGLLLGLSLIIALGPQNVFLIKQGAQKNHAVLSAVICFICDLILICSSIAGLHQLLLVRPVLQIWMMLLGTLFLLFYSAKALANAFSKSAKNTENTYQPRTKTQIILLALGFSILNPHAIIDSLVIIGGGSSGYPNQEHIFLFGVLTSSFLWFSSLTFTARYFSDVLTKAHVWKGIELLSGVLMALIGIKLGTDCLGLISEMIGKSIS
- a CDS encoding c-type cytochrome, which produces MGSLLLRKLIVTATLAVLGMAGQLLHAENAAPAQQKLQIHDGYYPVYPPTAPATGEQQSLIERGEYLSKIGDCISCHTNVKAGTPAYAGGLPIETPFGTFYSPNITPDKETGIGNWTEKDFIRALKEGRDPQGRNYFPVFPYIYFSKITDEDARALYAYFMSLPPVNLPNKSLPFPFNVPGSRFTLWGWNLLFFFPEGHGFQYEKGRSPEWNRGKYIVDGLGHCSMCHTPLNPFGAPKNRYYLTGGFINGYWAPNITKYGLETATHEQVTDVFKYNKLINNAGPVAGPMAEVNHNSLMYLTDADRMAIATYLKTVTSEEPLGLPPSHEPPSLDRGKQVYYTACVICHQDGVMGAPLIGNAAGWYARLKTSGLTGLYHHAINGFNSMPYKGACVTCSDNDIISAVDYLLNESLTRTELENLKSGGAEKYPASGEAVYNENCAACHNEGKNGAPKIGDKEAWKPLIAKNMDVLIENTVNGKGHPKNGGCKQCTTNEVIEAIKYMVSKSKTEGNYSLW
- the coxB gene encoding cytochrome c oxidase subunit II, with the protein product MLNRLKICRLLTMLGAWVASQPIFAAADFWQVNMHEGVTPVSRDVYYLHMVCMAVCAVIGVVVFGVMIYSMIHHRKSKGYKAASFHDNPRLEIVWSIIPFLILVGLAIPATRVLIRMDDTRQSEITVKIVGYQWRWQYEYLDQGISFFSTLSTPFAQIQNKEKKSEWYLLEVDKPMVLPVNKKIRFLVTSNDVVHSWWVPELGIKRDAIPGFMYEAWATIQKPGTYRGQCAELCGVNHGFMPIVVEAVSQEDFDKWVAAQTKSQDQYNKEEATAAAQKAMTRDDLLTLGKQKYEQFCSPCHRPDGRGIPPMYPALRGSSIAIGGPISRHIDTILNGVPGSAMQPYKDQLNDEEIAAIVTYERNAWENNTNDVVQAAEVAAQRQKANQQPTMVNKVQAGGLQ